In Leptodesmis sichuanensis A121, the following are encoded in one genomic region:
- a CDS encoding tellurite resistance TerB family protein, whose amino-acid sequence MKTASPTVKNLIKILIGTAWIDGKIQPEEREYLHRIAKEKGVDQEPDIYPLLYEFKAVSQAECYAWLKDYLGDQPTSEACQQLLEAISALIYSDGSVDSEEAKLLQTLQMIDPANENTEHASNTIITAIRNLYQRWVSKLE is encoded by the coding sequence ATGAAAACTGCCAGTCCCACGGTCAAGAACCTGATCAAAATCTTGATCGGAACAGCCTGGATTGATGGCAAGATTCAACCAGAGGAACGAGAGTATTTACACCGGATTGCGAAAGAAAAAGGGGTAGACCAGGAACCAGATATTTATCCCTTACTGTATGAATTTAAAGCGGTTTCCCAAGCTGAATGTTATGCCTGGTTAAAAGATTATTTGGGCGATCAGCCCACTTCTGAAGCTTGTCAGCAGCTCTTGGAAGCCATCAGTGCCTTAATTTATAGCGATGGCTCTGTAGACAGCGAGGAAGCTAAACTGTTGCAAACCCTGCAGATGATCGATCCTGCAAACGAAAACACTGAGCACGCCAGCAACACAATTATCACAGCCATTCGCAATCTCTACCAGCGCTGGGTTTCCAAACTGGAATAG
- a CDS encoding carbohydrate ABC transporter permease produces the protein MPHKSMSLVWRKVWIYALLGAIAIAMLIPLVWLISTSLKSPTEDIFQFPPRLLPSQPTLQNFATVWKTHPFGRYLVNSVIVSVLTVVLNLLFCSLAAYPLARLDFKGRDAIFTAIVATIMIPFQIVMIPLYVLAVQLGLRNTYLGLIFPAIASAFGIFLLRQAFQGVPKELEEAARIDGCTELGIWWYVMLPSIRPALVTLAIFVFIGSWSDFLWPLIILDRPEYYTLPLGVATLAGTFSLDWRLIAAGSIISIAPILLFFVIMQRYVVPTEAGSGVKG, from the coding sequence ATGCCGCACAAATCAATGTCCCTGGTCTGGCGAAAGGTGTGGATTTATGCCCTGTTGGGAGCGATCGCCATTGCGATGTTGATTCCACTGGTCTGGCTGATCAGCACCTCGCTGAAATCGCCAACCGAAGACATTTTTCAGTTTCCGCCCCGGTTACTACCCAGTCAACCGACGCTGCAGAACTTTGCCACGGTTTGGAAGACACATCCCTTTGGGCGCTATCTGGTGAACAGTGTGATTGTGTCCGTGTTGACCGTTGTGCTGAATCTGCTGTTCTGTTCCCTGGCCGCCTACCCGCTGGCCCGCTTGGATTTCAAGGGAAGAGACGCGATCTTTACGGCGATCGTGGCGACGATTATGATTCCGTTTCAGATTGTCATGATTCCGCTCTACGTCCTGGCGGTGCAACTGGGATTGCGGAATACCTATTTGGGCTTGATTTTCCCTGCGATCGCGTCTGCCTTTGGAATCTTCTTATTACGACAGGCGTTTCAGGGAGTTCCCAAAGAGTTGGAAGAAGCCGCCCGAATTGATGGCTGTACTGAATTAGGAATCTGGTGGTATGTCATGCTTCCTTCCATTCGTCCGGCACTCGTAACCTTAGCCATCTTCGTCTTTATTGGCTCCTGGAGTGATTTTCTCTGGCCCTTAATTATTCTGGATCGGCCTGAATACTACACCTTACCCTTAGGAGTCGCGACCTTAGCGGGCACCTTCTCCCTGGACTGGCGGTTGATCGCAGCGGGATCGATCATTTCGATCGCCCCCATCCTGTTATTTTTTGTGATTATGCAACGGTATGTAGTACCCACCGAAGCAGGCAGTGGCGTAAAAGGATAG
- a CDS encoding HAD family hydrolase, whose translation MLTALLFDLDGTLADTDPIHFRTWKDILQKYGLTIDRAFYEQHFSGRLNAAIVRDLLPELSPEDGQQLSWDKEAEFRRRAVGELEPMAGLSALLTWATEQHLKQAVVTNAPAENAEFMLDVLGLRNQFETVVLAEELARGKPDPLPYQVALERLGVPAAGAIAFEDSPSGVRSAVAAGILTVGIASTHPPDVLYKLGATLVIPNFADPRLNDLLKFSFSPEAVVRSGL comes from the coding sequence ATGCTGACTGCACTGTTATTTGACCTGGATGGCACGCTGGCTGATACTGACCCAATTCATTTCCGCACCTGGAAAGATATCTTGCAAAAGTACGGCCTGACCATCGATCGTGCTTTCTATGAGCAACACTTCAGTGGTCGGTTGAATGCCGCGATCGTCCGGGATTTGCTGCCTGAGTTATCTCCAGAGGACGGTCAGCAACTCAGTTGGGATAAGGAAGCGGAATTTCGCAGGCGAGCAGTGGGAGAACTGGAGCCGATGGCAGGTTTGTCAGCCCTGTTGACTTGGGCAACGGAACAGCACTTGAAACAGGCTGTCGTCACTAATGCTCCTGCTGAAAATGCTGAATTTATGCTAGACGTTTTAGGACTCAGGAACCAATTTGAAACCGTGGTTCTGGCAGAAGAATTGGCGCGAGGTAAGCCTGATCCCCTGCCCTATCAGGTGGCACTGGAGCGATTGGGGGTACCTGCAGCAGGCGCGATCGCCTTTGAAGATTCACCATCGGGAGTTCGCTCTGCTGTTGCGGCTGGAATTCTGACGGTGGGGATTGCATCTACCCATCCACCAGATGTGCTTTACAAGCTGGGGGCTACTCTAGTCATTCCCAACTTTGCCGATCCCCGATTAAATGATCTCCTGAAGTTCTCCTTTTCGCCTGAAGCCGTGGTGCGATCGGGACTTTAA
- the crtR gene encoding beta-carotene hydroxylase, with amino-acid sequence MRPPEEFFNPTLLMFLAAVAIVTISTVGFFRWHWIDWCCFTMNVIALHMVGTVIHDACHNAAHRNRVINALLGHGSALMLGFSFPVFTRVHMQHHANVNDPKNDPDHVVSTFGPLWLINARFFYHEIFFFQRRLWRKFELLEWFIGRAIVGLIVYLGAQYGFLGYVFNFWFVPLAIVGLMLGLFFDYLPHRPFQERDRWLNARVYPSRILNLLIGGQNYHLIHHLWPSIPWYKYQEAYYQVKPLLDEKGSHQSLGILNSPKDFFGFLYDILIGIRFSRTQDSECLSKTEAAAANPGAGVGEQSSETVSIQVKSDQSEETLVA; translated from the coding sequence ATGCGTCCTCCGGAGGAGTTTTTTAATCCCACATTGCTCATGTTTTTGGCAGCAGTGGCGATCGTAACCATCTCTACCGTTGGCTTTTTTCGCTGGCACTGGATTGACTGGTGTTGCTTCACCATGAACGTGATTGCCCTCCACATGGTGGGAACGGTGATTCACGATGCCTGTCACAATGCGGCCCACCGCAATCGCGTCATTAATGCCCTGTTGGGGCACGGTAGTGCTTTGATGTTGGGTTTCTCCTTCCCCGTTTTTACACGGGTGCATATGCAGCATCATGCCAATGTCAATGATCCCAAAAACGATCCGGATCATGTGGTATCTACCTTTGGCCCGCTCTGGCTGATTAATGCTCGCTTTTTCTATCACGAAATTTTCTTTTTTCAGCGGCGGCTCTGGCGCAAGTTTGAGTTGCTGGAGTGGTTTATTGGACGGGCAATCGTTGGCCTGATTGTCTATCTAGGGGCGCAGTACGGCTTTCTGGGGTATGTGTTTAACTTCTGGTTTGTGCCCCTGGCGATCGTTGGGCTGATGCTGGGCCTGTTTTTTGATTACCTGCCACATCGTCCGTTTCAGGAGCGCGATCGCTGGCTCAATGCCCGCGTTTATCCCAGTCGCATCCTTAACCTGCTGATCGGTGGCCAAAATTATCACCTGATCCATCACCTCTGGCCTTCCATTCCCTGGTACAAGTACCAGGAAGCTTATTATCAGGTAAAACCCTTGCTAGACGAAAAAGGCTCCCATCAGTCCCTCGGTATTCTGAACAGCCCCAAAGATTTTTTCGGTTTCCTCTACGACATTCTGATTGGCATTCGCTTCTCTCGCACTCAAGATTCAGAGTGCTTGTCAAAAACTGAAGCAGCCGCAGCCAATCCTGGCGCTGGGGTAGGGGAGCAGTCCTCTGAAACTGTCTCTATTCAGGTTAAGTCTGACCAGTCAGAGGAGACTCTCGTTGCTTAG
- a CDS encoding c-type cytochrome — protein sequence MDNQVLKKGNWVPQVALIAVACVTIAVLILLGFRQLQSSDPYVRTVLSLTGDRVQGQAIFQMNCAGCHGVQADGRVGPSLLDVSSRKSRISLIHQVISGKTPPMPQFQPSAQEMADLLSYLQSL from the coding sequence TTGGATAATCAAGTTCTAAAAAAAGGAAATTGGGTACCGCAGGTTGCTTTAATCGCTGTAGCCTGCGTTACGATCGCCGTTCTCATCCTTTTGGGGTTCCGCCAGTTACAATCCTCTGATCCTTACGTACGGACAGTACTTTCGTTAACGGGCGATCGGGTTCAAGGACAGGCCATTTTTCAAATGAACTGTGCTGGATGTCATGGAGTTCAGGCTGATGGACGAGTTGGCCCCAGCCTGCTGGATGTCTCGTCGCGGAAGTCCAGGATTAGTCTGATTCATCAAGTCATCAGCGGTAAAACTCCTCCCATGCCGCAATTTCAACCGTCTGCCCAGGAAATGGCAGATTTACTTAGCTATCTGCAAAGTCTTTAG
- the nrdJ gene encoding ribonucleoside-triphosphate reductase, adenosylcobalamin-dependent encodes MVRELQHPRLPNNAASPMVEQSPPSETTSPFPATAPAANPVFYRTYSRRTENGREPWDAVIRRTTQGLIKLGKLTAAEAQLIEQMQQELKALPSGRWLWVGGTEWIEKPENFSGAYNCTSTNVIDWRAFGLMMDLAMMGCGTGAILEPHYINQLPVIRNRLSVQVQGTVGATPAADRREITEVVVEGDRVTIYVGDSRQGWVSSYQAVLELSSSDRFNGEVQVTVDVSDVRPEGEVLKGFGGMANPIRLPGLYERCAAILNKALGRQLTSVECCLLIDEAAATVVAGNIRRCLPEDALVHTSKGLIPIKDVQIGDLVQTPLGFRQVVDKFDQGFQDVYEIETNATFPRATLNHRQAVLANATGDYTWKRVEELVEGDRLLHNTQVLPGTITHLPADFTVTRPEQSRTVKPLLIPELTPEVAWLIGFTHGDGYVALGRNKHSKPYGRVEWAMNGLDTLVVPQIRQKLDTALALFGLTATHGSVCGENTAKSVCSSIRLAEYFHRYIKQANQPLQVPDFILQGTVDTRAAYLAGLMDSDGAVNNRPPYLVTTVYRSFVRQVGAVLSSLGIAGRVTMVTPQETRWQPKYNLTIPACKEAYNALIAPHSAKGKLRQGLKMYGFTIPGEMMRTAYTYSEMRGMGFQGTRASASNYERYVAESDVELDIPVMVKGLGSYDFVQTYDIEVEEAHCFYCDGYLTHNSAGMRQGNSEDAAFAVAKDNLWQQDADGNWRIDPERDALRMANHTRVYHHKPTEQECIDAVRKQFYSGEGAIQYAPEAIARSNSDLLNTPELKAEFLQAYNQGSADAWLRSSHPEMTVDELKHRLGRYGLNPCGEILGEDFHCNLSEIHLNQIDPRNMKDQESAFTAGALSVAALLNHHFTEPRYQKSRDLDPIVGVSFTGLFDFFVHAFGVEWLHWWEAGRPDTVTGLKFKQREQEYLSYWKEIVHRVVWDYCDRHGLKRPNRCTTVQPAGTKSLLTGASPGWHPPKAQRFIRRITFRKNDPVALACIDYGYNVVPSQSDKDEQGNLLNDPFDPRCTEWLVEIPVEVSWANLPGADTIAIEKFSALAQFDFYMQVQKYYTAHNTSATIELTEAEVEPLAHRIYQAIANDEGYISAALLARFDAPFPRLPFEKIDKATFDRLQQEVKTRQRTSDFYAALSRYDMGFSMAEGPAGCDSDKCMLPDTKA; translated from the coding sequence ATGGTTCGAGAGCTTCAACATCCCCGCCTCCCAAACAATGCAGCCAGCCCTATGGTTGAACAGTCGCCCCCATCTGAAACTACCAGTCCTTTTCCGGCCACTGCTCCTGCTGCCAATCCAGTCTTTTACCGGACCTACAGCCGTCGTACAGAAAATGGCCGCGAACCCTGGGATGCAGTCATCCGCCGGACTACCCAGGGTTTGATCAAACTGGGCAAGCTGACAGCAGCGGAAGCTCAGTTAATTGAGCAGATGCAGCAGGAACTGAAAGCCTTACCTTCTGGGCGCTGGTTATGGGTGGGGGGAACCGAGTGGATTGAAAAGCCAGAAAACTTTTCTGGAGCCTATAACTGCACCAGTACGAATGTGATCGACTGGCGAGCCTTTGGCTTGATGATGGATCTGGCGATGATGGGCTGTGGCACTGGAGCAATTCTGGAACCGCATTACATTAATCAACTTCCAGTAATTCGCAATCGGTTGTCTGTTCAGGTGCAGGGGACTGTCGGAGCCACCCCAGCCGCCGATCGCCGCGAGATCACAGAAGTGGTGGTCGAGGGCGATCGCGTCACCATTTATGTGGGAGACAGCCGCCAGGGATGGGTATCGTCCTATCAGGCGGTGTTAGAGCTATCCAGCAGCGATCGCTTCAACGGGGAAGTGCAGGTGACAGTGGATGTCAGCGATGTCCGCCCGGAAGGGGAAGTCCTGAAAGGCTTTGGGGGGATGGCTAACCCGATTCGCCTCCCCGGTCTATATGAGCGTTGTGCCGCCATTCTCAATAAAGCCTTGGGCCGACAACTCACTTCTGTAGAGTGCTGCCTGCTGATTGATGAAGCCGCCGCTACGGTTGTTGCCGGAAATATTCGGCGCTGCTTACCAGAAGACGCATTAGTTCATACGTCTAAGGGATTAATTCCTATTAAAGACGTGCAGATTGGTGATCTGGTGCAAACTCCTCTCGGATTTCGGCAAGTCGTGGACAAGTTCGATCAGGGCTTCCAGGATGTTTATGAAATTGAAACCAATGCCACTTTTCCCCGCGCCACCTTAAACCATCGTCAAGCGGTTTTAGCCAATGCCACCGGGGATTATACCTGGAAGCGGGTTGAGGAATTAGTTGAGGGCGATCGCCTATTGCACAATACCCAGGTTTTACCTGGCACCATTACTCATCTCCCTGCAGACTTTACCGTTACTCGTCCCGAACAAAGCCGGACCGTAAAGCCCCTGCTGATCCCAGAATTAACTCCTGAAGTAGCCTGGTTAATTGGCTTTACTCATGGGGATGGTTATGTAGCTCTGGGTCGTAACAAGCACAGCAAACCCTATGGTCGTGTGGAATGGGCAATGAACGGGCTAGATACTCTCGTTGTGCCTCAAATTCGTCAGAAATTAGATACAGCACTGGCGCTCTTTGGCTTAACGGCGACTCATGGTTCAGTGTGCGGCGAGAATACCGCTAAATCCGTCTGCTCGTCCATACGGCTTGCTGAATATTTCCACCGCTATATCAAACAGGCCAATCAACCCCTGCAGGTTCCAGATTTTATTCTGCAAGGCACTGTGGATACGCGAGCCGCTTATCTAGCTGGGTTGATGGATAGCGATGGAGCCGTTAACAATCGTCCGCCTTATCTGGTTACAACCGTTTATCGCTCGTTTGTTCGCCAGGTAGGAGCCGTGTTGTCCAGCTTGGGAATCGCTGGTCGAGTGACGATGGTAACTCCTCAAGAAACGAGATGGCAGCCCAAATATAATCTGACAATCCCAGCCTGTAAGGAAGCCTACAATGCGCTGATTGCTCCCCATTCGGCAAAAGGCAAGTTACGCCAGGGACTCAAGATGTATGGCTTCACGATTCCTGGCGAGATGATGCGAACTGCCTACACTTACAGTGAAATGCGAGGCATGGGGTTTCAAGGCACTCGTGCGAGTGCCTCTAACTATGAACGCTATGTTGCAGAATCTGACGTTGAGTTAGACATTCCCGTGATGGTTAAGGGATTAGGCAGCTATGACTTCGTGCAAACCTACGACATTGAGGTGGAAGAAGCTCATTGCTTTTACTGTGATGGCTACTTAACTCATAACAGTGCCGGAATGCGTCAGGGTAATAGTGAAGATGCCGCGTTTGCTGTTGCCAAGGATAACCTCTGGCAGCAGGATGCAGATGGCAACTGGCGGATTGATCCAGAACGGGATGCCCTGCGGATGGCGAATCACACACGGGTGTATCATCACAAGCCGACGGAGCAGGAATGTATTGATGCGGTACGGAAGCAGTTTTACTCTGGGGAAGGGGCAATTCAGTATGCACCAGAAGCGATCGCCCGCTCCAACTCCGACCTGCTCAACACTCCGGAACTCAAGGCTGAATTTTTGCAGGCTTACAATCAAGGAAGCGCGGATGCTTGGTTACGTAGCTCTCATCCAGAGATGACAGTGGATGAGTTGAAGCATCGGCTGGGTCGATATGGATTAAATCCATGCGGAGAAATATTGGGTGAAGATTTCCACTGTAACTTATCTGAGATTCACCTGAACCAAATTGATCCCCGCAATATGAAGGATCAGGAGTCCGCATTTACAGCAGGTGCCCTGTCCGTTGCGGCTCTGCTCAACCATCACTTTACGGAACCGCGTTACCAGAAATCGCGGGATCTGGATCCGATCGTCGGCGTTTCCTTCACCGGACTCTTCGACTTCTTTGTCCATGCCTTTGGGGTCGAGTGGTTGCACTGGTGGGAAGCCGGACGGCCTGATACCGTCACCGGGTTGAAGTTTAAGCAGCGGGAACAGGAATACCTCAGCTACTGGAAAGAGATTGTGCATCGAGTGGTGTGGGACTACTGCGATCGCCACGGCCTCAAGCGTCCCAATCGCTGTACGACCGTGCAACCTGCAGGCACCAAATCCCTGCTCACGGGAGCCAGTCCAGGGTGGCATCCGCCCAAAGCGCAACGGTTCATTCGCCGGATTACCTTCCGGAAGAATGATCCGGTGGCCCTGGCCTGCATCGATTACGGCTACAACGTGGTTCCCTCCCAGTCGGATAAAGATGAGCAGGGTAATTTGCTCAATGATCCTTTTGATCCTCGCTGTACCGAATGGCTAGTGGAAATTCCGGTCGAAGTCTCCTGGGCCAACTTACCGGGAGCCGACACGATCGCCATTGAAAAATTCTCTGCCCTGGCTCAGTTTGACTTCTATATGCAGGTGCAGAAGTATTACACGGCTCACAACACCAGCGCCACCATCGAACTGACGGAAGCCGAAGTGGAACCCCTGGCCCACCGGATTTATCAGGCGATCGCTAACGATGAAGGTTACATCAGTGCCGCACTGTTGGCCCGGTTTGATGCCCCCTTCCCACGTTTGCCCTTTGAGAAGATCGACAAAGCGACGTTCGATCGCCTGCAACAAGAGGTGAAAACCCGTCAACGCACGAGTGACTTCTACGCGGCGCTCAGTCGCTATGACATGGGTTTCAGCATGGCAGAAGGGCCAGCCGGATGCGATAGCGACAAGTGTATGTTGCCAGACACAAAAGCGTAG
- the psb35 gene encoding photosystem II assembly protein Psb35 — translation MNLLMAVAASTGPHFPYAFTAVYVIGFIAAVSIGSIAWYNSKRPVGWEDKKRPDFIPEVDEKNPGV, via the coding sequence ATGAACCTACTCATGGCAGTGGCTGCATCTACAGGCCCTCATTTTCCCTATGCATTTACAGCAGTGTATGTGATCGGCTTTATTGCAGCGGTCAGTATCGGCTCGATCGCCTGGTACAACTCCAAGCGGCCTGTAGGTTGGGAAGATAAAAAACGTCCCGACTTCATTCCAGAGGTGGATGAAAAAAATCCCGGTGTATAG
- the petG gene encoding cytochrome b6-f complex subunit V yields MVEPILSGIVLGLIPVTLAGLFVAAYLQYRRGNELGL; encoded by the coding sequence GTGGTCGAGCCAATTCTTTCAGGTATTGTATTGGGTCTAATTCCAGTCACCCTTGCTGGCTTATTTGTTGCCGCGTATCTGCAATACCGTCGCGGAAATGAACTGGGGTTATAA
- a CDS encoding urease accessory protein UreF: MTNPSALLHLLQLASPALPVGAYSYSEGLESLVDRGQVNNLATLEHWLIQELRHGAIRLEAAVMVRAYQAITTQDWAALRTWNQWLSAARETEELRLQSWQMGRSLLRLFCDLDLIRQFDPNCQRSLQEEGCNFAIAYAIGAATWQIDRQSALLGYLYGWASNLVSAGVKLIPLGQTAGQQLLLMLQVPLQAAIDDVLRLPDEGLDSCGWGLALASMAHECQYSRLFRS; the protein is encoded by the coding sequence ATGACCAATCCCTCAGCACTCCTCCACCTGTTACAACTGGCCAGCCCAGCTTTACCTGTAGGAGCTTATAGCTATTCAGAGGGGTTGGAATCATTAGTAGATAGGGGGCAGGTCAACAATCTGGCAACGTTAGAGCACTGGCTGATCCAAGAATTGAGACATGGAGCGATTCGCCTGGAAGCGGCTGTGATGGTACGGGCATATCAGGCCATAACAACCCAGGATTGGGCTGCTTTAAGAACCTGGAACCAATGGCTATCAGCCGCACGGGAGACAGAAGAGTTACGTTTGCAAAGCTGGCAAATGGGCCGATCGCTGCTGCGCTTGTTTTGCGATTTAGATCTGATCCGGCAGTTTGATCCCAACTGCCAGCGATCGCTGCAAGAGGAGGGCTGCAATTTTGCGATCGCCTATGCGATCGGGGCGGCCACCTGGCAAATTGATAGGCAGTCCGCCTTACTGGGCTATCTCTACGGTTGGGCCAGTAATTTAGTCAGTGCCGGAGTGAAGCTAATTCCATTAGGGCAAACGGCTGGACAACAACTTCTGTTGATGTTGCAGGTTCCCTTGCAAGCAGCGATCGACGACGTTTTACGACTCCCAGATGAGGGCTTAGACTCGTGCGGCTGGGGTTTAGCGTTGGCCAGTATGGCGCATGAATGCCAATACAGTCGCCTATTCCGGAGTTAG
- the ureE gene encoding urease accessory protein UreE: MKSSAIPTLTQRVTQPVQEMSALTLSLTAEERTRSRHRFETAEGQSVYLHLPRGTVLQNGDWLRSDDGIAVRVVAKPEPVLTVTADSPLALLQAAYHLGNRHVPLEIASTYLRLAPDPVLQHLLEHRGLQVIEEIQPFQPEIGAYGHSH; the protein is encoded by the coding sequence ATGAAATCCTCTGCTATTCCCACATTGACTCAACGGGTTACTCAACCTGTTCAGGAAATGTCTGCCCTGACTTTATCCCTGACGGCTGAAGAGCGGACACGATCGCGCCATCGGTTTGAAACTGCCGAGGGACAATCTGTTTATCTACATCTGCCCCGTGGAACGGTATTGCAGAACGGGGACTGGTTGCGATCGGACGATGGAATAGCCGTGCGGGTTGTGGCCAAACCTGAGCCTGTGTTGACCGTTACGGCTGACTCCCCTCTTGCCCTCCTACAAGCTGCTTATCATCTCGGTAATCGCCACGTTCCCCTGGAGATTGCATCTACCTATTTGCGGCTTGCTCCCGATCCCGTCTTGCAGCATTTGTTAGAACATCGCGGCTTGCAAGTGATCGAAGAAATTCAGCCATTTCAGCCCGAAATCGGAGCCTATGGACATTCTCACTAA
- a CDS encoding YajQ family cyclic di-GMP-binding protein, protein MASTYSFDIVSDFDRQELVNALDQAQREIQSRYDLKDTKTTVELGDKSIIINTDSEFTLDAVNSLIQTKAVKRNLSLKIFDYGKVETASGNRVRQEITLRKGISQELAKQITKLIRDEFKKVQGSIQGDAVRVTAKSKDDLQAVIQRLKQEDYPAALQFTNYR, encoded by the coding sequence ATGGCCTCAACATACTCTTTTGACATCGTGAGCGATTTCGATCGTCAGGAATTAGTGAACGCTTTAGACCAGGCTCAACGGGAAATTCAAAGCCGATACGACCTGAAAGATACCAAAACCACTGTGGAATTGGGTGATAAAAGCATCATTATCAACACAGATAGTGAATTTACCTTGGATGCCGTCAACAGCCTGATTCAAACCAAGGCAGTTAAGCGCAACCTGTCTCTCAAAATTTTCGATTATGGCAAGGTGGAAACGGCCAGCGGCAACCGGGTACGTCAGGAAATTACGTTACGGAAGGGAATCAGCCAGGAACTAGCCAAGCAAATTACGAAACTGATTCGCGATGAATTCAAAAAAGTGCAAGGGTCGATTCAGGGAGATGCAGTGCGGGTGACGGCAAAATCGAAAGATGATCTGCAGGCAGTGATTCAGCGTTTGAAGCAGGAAGATTATCCAGCCGCCCTGCAGTTTACAAATTATCGCTGA
- a CDS encoding pentapeptide repeat-containing protein, with protein MQRSNPEEIISQYQSGKRDFRGVDLSGGYLFEANLAQAALSNSDLSNSHLPYANLSQADLQSAILQNAELSDCELYQVNLSKADLQGANLSRANLRFANLSGADLTNANLQGADLCYANLTCCDLHRANLSRANLEGANLAEAELEGANFFRAQNVNLTGARVSQTTVLPDGYRHDDEQP; from the coding sequence ATGCAAAGATCAAATCCAGAAGAGATTATCAGTCAATATCAATCAGGAAAACGGGATTTTAGAGGGGTAGACCTGAGCGGCGGGTATTTATTTGAAGCCAATCTGGCACAGGCGGCTTTATCGAATAGTGACCTATCTAATAGCCACTTACCCTACGCCAACTTAAGTCAGGCCGATTTGCAATCTGCCATCTTACAAAATGCTGAATTGAGCGATTGTGAGTTATATCAGGTGAATTTATCCAAAGCGGATCTTCAAGGAGCAAATTTATCCAGGGCAAACTTACGCTTTGCCAATCTTTCGGGGGCTGACTTGACCAACGCTAATTTGCAAGGTGCAGATCTGTGTTATGCCAACCTTACCTGTTGCGATCTACACCGCGCCAACCTGAGCAGAGCGAATTTGGAAGGAGCGAATTTAGCAGAGGCGGAATTAGAGGGGGCAAACTTTTTTCGAGCGCAGAATGTTAATCTCACAGGTGCTCGAGTCAGCCAGACAACGGTTCTTCCAGATGGATATCGACACGACGATGAGCAACCCTAA